The genomic window gcCATAAGCAATggaaaaatatttcaaaagaaaGTCAAGTTCAGAGCAATCATTAACTCCTAGTCCTCAAGCACGTGATCCTCAAGCATCTGATCCTCAAGCACTTGATGATGGACGTAGAAGTAAAAAATTGTGTCCTATGAAAAAAAGGTTTTTGGAATTTGATTTGGAAATGCTTCCTAGTGATCCTGGCTTGAGACCTAGAATTTCCGATTACCATCCAAGTGATAGAGACGAGATTAGAAGATATTATTTCCTAAAGGGCCCTTGTCAACcaaaagagattaattttcCACCAAGAAAATTTGGAGATGCCTCTCGCAAGTTTATTCCGGATTGGTATACAAAATTTGGCGGTTGGTTGGAATATAGTCAAAAGGAGGATGCGGCATATTGCTTATGTTGTTATCTCATGAGATCACATGTTGGAGAACATAGAGGTAGTGGTGAGGCCTTTATAACAGAAGGTTTTACAAATTGGAAAAAAAGTGATAGGTTCCAAGTTCATGTCGGGGGTTTAAATAACGCTCATAATCAAGCATGGAGAAATTGTCAAGCTCTAATGAAACAAAAGCAACATATTGAAGGAGCTATGTGTAAACAATCCCGTCAAGTTAAAGTGGAATATCGAATTCGCCTAACTGCCATACTTGATTGCATTCGCTTTTTACTTAGCCAAGGTTTAGCTTTTCGTGGTAATAAGGAGTCACCATCATCAACAAATAAGGGGAATTTTCTTcaacttgtggattttcttgtTAACCACAACGAAACTATTCGTGAAGTTTGGAAGAATACTCGTGGAAATCTTAAGCTAACATCTCCTCCAATTCAAAAGGATTTTGTTAGAGTTGCTGCTAGTGAAACCACTAAAGCAATACTTGATGATCAAGGAGATTCTTTATTTGCTATTATGATTGATGAATCTCGGGATATCTCAGTTAAGGAGCAAATGGTTGTAGTTTTGCGTTATGTTAATAAAAAAGGGCAAGTTATTGAGAGGTTTCTTGGTATGGTTCATGTTTCTGATACTAGTGCTTCATCATTGAAATTAGCTTTGGAGTCATTATTGGCAAAGCATAAGTTGAGTTTGTCAAGGATACGTGGACAAGGGTATGATGGAGAAAGCAACATGCGAGGTGAATATAATGGTCTCAAAAGCTTGATATTGAAAGAGAATTGTTCTGCATTCTATATTCATTATTTTGCTCATCAACTCCAATTTGCTCTTGTTGCATTAGCAAAAAAGCATTCTGAAATTGCATCATTTTTTAATCAAGTAGCTACTCTGTCTAATGTTGTTGGAGCATCAGCTAAGCATCGAGATATTCTTCGTGAAAGTCAAATTGAAAAGGTGGATGAAGCATTGAAAGAAGGCGAAATATCTAGTGGACGTGGCTTGAATCAAGAAGCTACAATTAAGAGGGCGGGGCATACTCGATGGAGCTCACATTTGGTACGTTACTTATCATAGTTTCTTTATTCTCTTCTATGATTGACGTGCTTGATGTGATTGAGGAAGATGGAACAAGCTTAACGATAAAAGGAGATGCAATGCTTTTGTTGAAATATATGCAatcttttgaatttgtttttatctTGCACTTGATGAAAAAAGTCTTGTCAATTACTCATGAGTTATCTCAAGCATTACAAAGAAGTGATCAAGATATTATTAATGCCATGAAATTAGTCAAAGTGTCCAAACAAAAGTTACAAACTATAAGGGACAAGGGTTGAGATTCTTTGCTCAATGAAGTTTCATTATTTTGTGACCATCATGAAGTTGTCATGCTTAATATGGATGATACCTATCAGGCATATAAAAAGTCAAAGCGCAACTTAGAGAAAGTTTCTAATTTACATTactttcaaattcaattgttcTATCAAGTGATTGATCGACGACTACAAGAGTTTAATAATCGTTTTACAGAAGTGGGTACTGAGTTGCTTCTTTGTGTTTCTTGTTTAAGTACAAGAGATTCATTTTCTGCATTTGATAAGGAGAAGTTGCTTCGTTTAGCTCAATTTTATCCTTCATAATTTTCTCCTATTCAAATATTAGCTCTCGATTCTCAGCTTGAAAATTATTTCATAGATGTACGCTCTGAAGATGCATTTTCAGAATTAGAGGGGATTAGTGATCTTAGTTTAAAGCTACTGGAGACAAGAAAACATATTGTTTATCCGTTGGTATATTTGCTTTTAGAGTTATCTTTGATACTACCTGTGGCAACTGCAACAACTGAAAGAGCTTTCTCTGCTATGAAGATTATCAAGAATGAGTTGCGAAATCGCATGGGAGATTCATGGTTAAATGATTGTTTAGTTACTTATATAGAGAAAGATGTTTTTATTGAGGTTGAAAATGAGAAAATCATTCAATCTTTTCAAAAGATGGCAAGTCGTAGAGAACATTTGTGATGTATATTTTTACTCTTCAAAATAAAatgtataatatatttaatgctacaaatttaaatatatggTGCCCCCTCTATTCAAAatttctggctccgtcactgcTGATACCTAGTCTTTAATGCAAAGGTATACACATAAAACTATAGTAATTGAAATCTGGTGCCTTCGAGGGTGGGAGAGCTTGGTAGGTCTCCCACCGTGGGCGAGTGAGCTTAAGCTAAATCTGCGTGTACAATATTTCTCCTCTTCAACTATTGATCTTTTTTCTGCAAAACGTCTTCAATTATTCACCACTCTTACTGATTCAGTCAATTTTTATTTGGCCAAATCCACAGCTTGGCCACCCGCGGCCACTGCCTCCCACCGATTATGAGTTCAAGTTGGATTGGTTTAAATTTTCTACTTTCTGGATTTTTTAGGAATCTCCATTCTACAAGGTAATGTGTGTGGTGGTGTTATTGAGTTGGAGTATTTGTAGCCTTTTGAAGGGACTGTAAGCAACTTTGGGTCTAAAGAGTAATTTTCTTAAATGGAGTTTTTTGGGCCGAGCTAAAAAGACCTAAAACATTTGAGCTAAAATTTTAAGGCCCAAATCCTACATTTATTTGAGGAGATCTCCTTTTGCCACCCTACCAGTTACTCGCACGCCCTACGACTTTCTCTTTTTACCCTTcatctacttaagtagcggacgttataaaaatgagaaattctGAAAAATgtcgtctgctacttaagtagcggacgttataaaggtATATAGTGTGTTTTGGGGGGTGTTATTTCTTCACCCATCTTCCTAAACAAGTTCTTTCTAATACATCCGTGTTAATTATGTATTAGCTGAGATAATGTTGTCAAGAGTTGTTTGAAATACGGTTTTCAGTTCTGTTTGAGCTATGTATTCGGTGTGCTGGAAGTAGGTTGATGGAATATTATAATTCTTACTCTTAATATAAGTGATTTCGATTTCAATTTCTTAATATAAGTGATCATTTGAATCTAGACTGAGAATTCCTTACCTTAGCTGGATTTCGCTGGTGCCACCTAAACGGCAAGTAGGCGACGGATGTGTGATGTTTGGAGTTGTCGTTCGTGCACCTGTCCCCAATGGAAGAATGAGTGATCCATTCCCCTGCGGATCATGGCCTTACCACTTGGTCCCCGATGGCCTGTGAATTAAAACATTTTTCTAACAATGTTTTGACATGTATTCATTACTGTACCGTATGCACACAATGATTAATTATTGATCAGTGAGTCCGTTTCTGATGCAAAAATTATTGGCattcaaatattaatgtaaataaatgTCGATGAATGTAAGATTTTTAGACAGAGAATTTAAATTCAATCAATATATACTAGCTACTATCCCACTAGATTTATCCCCCTAACCAGAAAAATATCGATATTCTACCATTCATTTTGCTGTGCCCACTACATAATTAATGTTACATGGAACATTAAGGCTAGCACAAGAAGTTAGGTATATGTGTCTATCTTTTCAATTGGCcacaatttttgtcttttttacctatatttccaaatttgaatttcCTACATTTAGTTTTCTATATTTTgttaaccaacaaaaaaaaatattattacatgaaaatttataaataaaagatctcatatatatgtaaaaaaaaaaaacatttacattaaaatatacttaaactttatttataattgaaaATCATGTACACTAATTTTATCTACCTCTTTCCTCTTTTTATTGTCCATAAAATGTCTATGTTGTTTTACCTAAATTTTGACATAGTCATAGTCatcttgataaaaaaaaatatacatcgaactggactcaagtggttaatgaattttttCTAGGACGAATTATTCGGGAGAACTCGAGTTCgatttctaataaaaataatttttgacaaGAATTTATTTATCTCACATTCAAACTCTGAATTATTGAGACCCCATCACcagagagttaaaaaaaaagtatatccAGAATATATCACCAATTCACCATAAGAAAGCTTGAAGCAGTCGTTTTGACAAATTTTTCCTTGCTGTAATCAtgcttgatttttatttttttctttgaaaaaaaatcatgtttaattaaagTATTGGTTCAACCATATAGTAGACTATGGTCACTTAAGCTActgaatttaatttattgtaaAAGACGGCATCGTAATCAATGCACCTATAAGTAGTTTTTGTTGCACCAATTTGCAACTGTACATGCATCCAATTTTCCACCCAAACTTAACTGGcaaatcgttttttttttttttttttcattattatctAGTTTATTTCtccatattaattttattatttttcattcacTTTTTCCAATCCATCGATACCAACTTGTAAAGTTGAATATTAAATAGTTAAGTTGGTAAAAagaatattttgttttaatgtatactgtattattatatttgaaatttaatttttaagataaaatttaataatttgttCAAGAGATTATTTACTCTTCAAAAATTACATATTAAGAAGACATGATGAATGAAGGCCAGATCAAGACCAAAACTTTTCTAGAAGCttatttaattgattaaaaaaggCTAAATTATAAGCCATAAAAAACCTTTTAAACCTATATCAATGCAAACCAACCTACTTAAACTTATTaatttacattaatttttgcatttttaattgtattattataaactaaaattaaaaaaatattttataagttagaGTCTCtagtatatcatttttttaacgAATCTATTATATTATgttaaaggaaaatgttaaatatcaaaataaaatttaatctcaTTAGTCTATTAATTTGTTagtttatttattgaaaaataaatcagaTTACTTATGTCTCTATTACAGATTTTTTGCCCAAGTCATATTCAAGCCTTGCAAAATCTTAGTTGGCCCAACCTATTTCTACCTTTGATGGTGAAAAATGCGTTAGAGACAAAAGGTATATACATCATGCATGTTACAAGTAGGGAATGTTACTGtatataaagaaaaatttaGTGTTAGAATGCAAAAATAAAAGCAAGAAAATTGTCATGATTAGTTCAACCGATAAATGTCGAGACACTAATATTaggttaaacttttttttattttttatcaaagagCTGGGATCGAACCCAAAATCTATATCATACTATATCTAAACTCTTCACCACTAGactaaacctagtggctta from Trifolium pratense cultivar HEN17-A07 linkage group LG1, ARS_RC_1.1, whole genome shotgun sequence includes these protein-coding regions:
- the LOC123902977 gene encoding zinc finger MYM-type protein 1-like, whose amino-acid sequence is MEKYFKRKSSSEQSLTPSPQARDPQASDPQALDDGRRSKKLCPMKKRFLEFDLEMLPSDPGLRPRISDYHPSDRDEIRRYYFLKGPCQPKEINFPPRKFGDASRKFIPDWYTKFGGWLEYSQKEDAAYCLCCYLMRSHVGEHRGSGEAFITEGFTNWKKSDRFQVHVGGLNNAHNQAWRNCQALMKQKQHIEGAMCKQSRQVKVEYRIRLTAILDCIRFLLSQGLAFRGNKESPSSTNKGNFLQLVDFLVNHNETIREVWKNTRGNLKLTSPPIQKDFVRVAASETTKAILDDQGDSLFAIMIDESRDISVKEQMVVVLRYVNKKGQVIERFLGMVHVSDTSASSLKLALESLLAKHKLSLSRIRGQGYDGESNMRGEYNGLKSLILKENCSAFYIHYFAHQLQFALVALAKKHSEIASFFNQVATLSNVVGASAKHRDILRESQIEKVDEALKEGEISSGRGLNQEATIKRAGHTRWSSHLVRYLS